The following are from one region of the Pocillopora verrucosa isolate sample1 chromosome 3, ASM3666991v2, whole genome shotgun sequence genome:
- the LOC131782035 gene encoding allene oxide synthase-lipoxygenase protein, translated as MGIIPSKGKKKRVNQTIKRPTVETNQEPEGWKNMGFKIVKEMMGPELFEKMMVEADEPPPEAGPFSASQLALYVKKYQAGFLLKTLLTQQTRGVGATGVVTVLNNPLLPAHDFFSAERVFPARLLHCNLIKVDDAELDVRLAALKFADSDFESPFDLLLHTGEEAAYWSLYSLDKMLSALYGETETFATYCLEDPWHFYLTIAAFRRAPESFTDQRYYSWMAFEYKARDGVPRYAKFRLVPADDREETGLMTEEEQRKPWETFRWEGDRRPKSYLTADFEERMSEGGVQYKLQIQLHEKQPDDSHLVLHAARVWDQATHPWLDLAEVRLTSLLPEDVTKGTRCSLENIPCGSLSLPSAKTIYDYNSMAYLKSKLQSRPKKQSFSLRKTSKSEGDMSIYCISVFTGDRKHAGTNADVTLTITGSRGRTRPLLMDKWLHDDFKAGQDDTYILAAEDVGDLLMIKLHNDQGGLYSDWFVEKIMITCSQNPQKLYEFPCFRWVQSESIFFTGKALLVTDEQHEVIRSQRRLEIQQRQELFQWGEDPLNHGLPGYVKSEHWKKLPKDVQFTEEAVDDLHTARNKALVNLGLIKLLNIFDSWEDFDDYRKAFVSFVGDVPMAADHWQDDCFYGAQFLNGCNPETIKRCTELPYNFPVTQQLVGNLLDVDDTLEKAMKDGRVYMVDFSILDGILSYGFLDENLETRYTCAAMGLFYVKGTGDMVPIAIQLHQGPDVTNPLWTPNDSELDWTYAKMWLRNADMQWHQTIAHLLRTHFFMEPLALASWRQLPSLHPLWKLLVPHLKGVMAINTLGRARLIAAGGVVDQTLSIGGGGHIDLMKKYYKNMKWSSYDLPNVLKERGVDDPDKLPGFHYRDDALRLWQAIKNFVTRIVSIYYPLDEVIQKDTELQAWILDIHDNGYTVREGETDHGFPSSIASAEQLAHILTIVIFTCSCQHAAVNFSQMDVLGFPPNSPGLMRQPPPKEKGTVTMKDIMKTLPTKHQAGVAIATVNDLTRISPDERFLGDYPDSSFTDMAAREAILRFQGKLQRISASIKKRNEKLKFPYTYLLPEKIPNSIAI; from the exons ATGGGCATTATTCcatcaaagggaaaaaagaaaagagtgaatCAAACCATCAAGAGACCAACAGTTGAAACAAATCAGGAGCCAGAAGGCT GGAAGAACATGGGATTCAAGATAGTCAAGGAAATGATGGGACcggaattatttgaaaaaatgatggTAGAGGCAGACGAG CCTCCACCAGAAGCTGGGCCATTCAGTGCGTCGCAGTTGGCCCTTTATGTTAAAAAGTATCAAGCCGGGTTCCTTCTCAAGACACTCTTGACACAACAAACAAGAGGTGTAGGAGCCACTGGAGTTGTAACAGTCCTCAACAACCCTCTCCTCCCTGCGCACGACTTTTTCTCTGCAGAAAGGGTGTTTCCAGCCCGCCTCCTCCACTGTAATCTTATCAAGGTAGACGATGCCGAATTAGACGTGAGACTAGCGGCTCTCAAGTTTGCTGATAGTGACTTCGAATCACCTTTTGATCTGTTGTTACATACTGGTGAGGAGGCTGCGTATTGGAGCCTCTATAGCTTAGACAAGATGCTTAGTGCGTTGTATGGTGAGACAGAAACATTTGCGACATATTGTTTGGAGGACCCATGGCA CTTTTACTTAACCATTGCTGCATTTCGTCGAGCTCCTGAATCATTTACTGACCAGAGGTATTACTCGTGGATGGCGTTTGAATACAAAGCGAGAGACGGTGTGCCTCGCTACGCCAAATTTCGCCTCGTCCCTGCTGATGATAGAGAAGAAACTGGACTTATGACAGAAGAAGAGCAAAGAAAACCTTG GGAAACATTTCGATGGGAGGGTGATAGGAGACCTAAGTCCTATTTAACTGCTGATTTTGAAGAGCGTATGTCAGAAGGTGGCGTTCAATACAAACTTCAAATACAACTACATGAAAAACAACCCGACGACTCACATCTTGTGCTTCACGCGGCTCGAGTCTGGGACCAAGCAACTCACCCTTGGCTAGACCTCGCCGAAGTCAGGTTGACGTCACTTTTACCAGAGGATGTAACAAAGGGAACCCGTTGTTCATTAGAAAATATACCGTGTGGGTCTTTGTCACTCCCTTCTGCCAAGACCATCTACGACTATAATTCCATGGCGTATTTAAAGTCGAAACTTCAATCACGACCTAAAAAGCAGAGCTTTTCTTTAAGGAAGACTTCTAAATCAGAGGGAGATATGTCCATCTACTGCATTTCTGTGTTCACGGGAGACCGAAAACATGCTGGTACCAACGCCGATGTAACCCTTACAATTACAG GCAGTAGAGGTAGAACAAGACCTCTTTTGATGGACAAATGGCTCCATGACGACTTTAAGGCTGGACAAGACGATACGTATATCTTGGCAGCTGAAGATGTCGGAGATTTGTTGATGATTAAGTTACACAACGATCAGGGTGGTTTGTATAGTGACTGGTTCGTGGAGAAAATCATGATTACCTGCAGCCAAAATCCTCAAAAGCTTTATGAATTTCCTTGCTTTCGATGGGTGCAGAGTGAATCCATCTTCTTTACAGGAAAAG CCCTTCTAGTCACAGATGAGCAGCACGAAGTGATACGAAGCCAAAGGCGACTCGAAATTCAACAGAGGCAAGAACTGTTTCAATGGGGAGAAGATCCTTTGAACCACGGTTTACCAGGATATGTCAAGTCTGAGCACTGGAAAAAGCTCCCCAAAGATGTCCAATTTACAGAGGAAGCTGTGGATGACCTTCATACCGCCAGAAATAAAGCACTAGTAAATCTTGGTTTAATAAAGTTATTGAATATCTTCGATTCTTGGGAAGACTTCGATGATTACCGTAAG GCGTTTgtttctttcgttggtgatgTTCCAATGGCTGCCGACCACTGGCAGGATGACTGCTTCTACGGGGCACAGTTCCTGAATGGCTGTAACCCTGAAACGATCAAGCGATGTACGGAACTACCTTACAACTTTCCCGTGACACAGCAATTGGTTGGAAACCTTCTTGATGTTGATGACACTCTGGAGAAAGCAATGAAG GACGGGCGTGTTTATATGGTCGACTTCAGCATTCTTGATGGCATCCTATCTTATGGATTCTTAGATGAAAACTTAGAGACGCGCTATACGTGTGCGGCGATGGGTTTGTTCTATGTCAAGGGCACTGGAGATATGGTTCCCATCGCAATTCAGCTTCACCAGGGACCTGACGTGACCAACCCATTATGGACCCCTAATGACTCTGAATTGGACTGGACCTACGCCAAGATGTGGCTGCGTAATGCTGACATGCAGTGGCATCAA ACGATTGCGCATCTTCTTCGCACTCATTTCTTCATGGAGCCACTCGCTCTCGCCAGCTGGAGACAACTTCCCTCTCTTCACCCACTGTGGAAACTATTGGTCCCTCATTTGAAGGGAGTTATGGCCATCAATACCCTTGGGAGAGCAAGGCTCATTGCAGCTGGAGGTGTAGTGGATCAAACTCTTAGTATAGGAGGTGGAG GTCATATTGATCTCATGAAAAAGTACTACAAGAACATGAAGTGGTCGTCGTATGACCTGCCAAATGTCTTAAAGGAGAGAGGAGTGGATGATCCAGACAAACTACCTGGGTTCCACTATCGTGATGATGCCTTGCGACTATGGCAGGCCATCAAGAATTTCGTCACAAGGATTGTATCCATCTATTACCCATTAGATGAGGTTATTCAAAAG GATACAGAACTCCAGGCGTGGATCCTCGACATTCATGACAATGGCTACACAGTCCGCGAAGGAGAGACGGACCATGGCTTCCCATCGTCTATTGCAAGCGCTGAGCAGCTGGCTCACATACTAACTATTGTTATCTTTACTTGCTCTTGTCAACATGCAGCTGTAAACTTCTCGCAGATGGACGTGCTCGGTTTCCCGCCAAATTCGCCAGGCCTCATGAGACAGCCGCCTCCAAAGGAAAAAGGCACAGTGACCATGAAAGACATAATGAAGACTCTTCCCACCAAGCACCAGGCAGGAGTTGCTATAGCGACGGTGAACGATCTGACTCGAATTTCTCCCGATGAG CGTTTCCTTGGTGATTACCCTGATAGCTCCTTCACTGACATGGCTGCCAGAGAGGCCATCTTGCGCTTCCAAGGAAAACTTCAGAGAATTTCGGCGtcaataaagaaaaggaatgaGAAGTTAAAGTTTCCTTATACTTATTTGCTTCCGGAGAAAATACCAAACAGCATCGCTATCTAG
- the LOC131782014 gene encoding allene oxide synthase-lipoxygenase protein-like, giving the protein MGIIPSKRKKNKVIGTIKRPTIEVSEEREPWKNMGFKIFKESMGVEFFEKKMAKADEPPPEAGPFSASQLALYVKKFQAGFVLRSLVTQQTRGVGASGVVTVLNNPLLPAHEFFSAERVFPVRLRHCNLVKMDDAELDIRLTTLKFADSDFESPFDLFLYTGEEAAYWSLYSLDKMLSALNGDIKAFETYCAEDPWHFYLTIAAFRRAPNSFTDQRYYSWMAFEYKAKDGVPRYAKFRLVPADDREETGLMTEEEQRKPWETFRWEGDRRPKDYLTSEFEERMSDGGIQYKLQIQLHEIQPEDSHLVLHASRVWDQVTHPWLDLANVKLTSLIPLDVTESTRSSLENMPSSLSVPPAKTIYDYNSSAYLKLKVQSGSSNKLNLRRPSKTGEDMSIYCISVFTGDRKYAGTNADVTLTITGTKGRTRPLLMDKLLHDDLEAGKEDTYLLSAEDVGELLMIKLHNDQSGLLSDWFVEKIMITCSQDPQRLYEFPCFQWVQSESVFFEGKALLVTEKQHEAVQNQRRIEIQQRQELFQWGDDPVFHCLPGYVKSENWKKLPKDVQFTTEAADDLHTARQKALINLGLIKLWNIFDSWEDFDDYRKAFVAFVGDVPQAADHWQEDNFYGAQFLNGCNPDTIKRCTELPPSFPVTQELIGNLLDEGDTLEKAMKEGRLYMVDFKILEDIKLYGWNDENLEKRYISAPFGLFYVKGTGDIAPIAIQFHQETNETNPIWTPNDSELDWTFAKMWLRTADVQWHQMITHLLRTHLFMEPIAVATWRQLPSVHPLWKLLIPHIKGVLAINTVARELLLPAGGVADHTLSVGGGGHIDLMKKHYKDINWSSYDLPNVLKERGVDDPDKLPGFHYRDDALRLWQAINDFVKRMLSIYYKSDEDIKRDTELQAWIEDIHNNGYTVREGEADHGFPSCVASSEQLANLLTIVIFTYSCQHAAVNFSMMDVYGFSPNAPTLMRQPPPTEKGKLTMEDVMKSLPNQHHVGVAIATVYDLTRIFPDERFLGDYSDGSFTDMAAREAILLFQGKLNRISRSIKKRNDTLKFPYIHLLPERIPNSIAI; this is encoded by the exons ATGGGGATTATTCCTtcaaagaggaagaagaacaaAGTCATTGGAACTATTAAGAGGCCGACGATTGAAGTAAGCGAAGAACGAGAACCAT GGAAGAATATGGGATTCAAGATATTTAAGGAATCAATGGGAGtggaattttttgaaaaaaagatggCAAAGGCAGACGAG CCTCCACCAGAAGCTGGACCGTTCAGTGCGTCACAATTAGCACTTTATGTAAAAAAGTTTCAAGCCGGCTTTGTTCTCAGGTCACTCGTTACACAACAGACGAGAGGTGTAGGTGCATCTGGGGTTGTAACAGTCCTAAACAACCCTCTCCTCCCTGCCCacgaatttttttctgcagaaaGGGTGTTTCCAGTCCGTCTCCGTCACTGTAATCTCGTTAAGATGGACGATGCCGAATTGGACATCAGATTAACGACTCTCAAGTTTGCCGACAGTGACTTTGAATCACCTTTCGATCTGTTTTTGTATACTGGCGAAGAGGCTGCATATTGGAGCCTTTATAGCTTAGACAAGATGCTTAGTGCGTTGAATGGAGACATAAAAGCATTTGAGACCTATTGTGCGGAGGATCCTTGGCA CTTCTATTTGACCATTGCTGCATTTCGTCGAGCTCCTAACTCATTTACTGATCAGCGGTATTACTCGTGGATGGCGTTTGAATACAAAGCGAAAGACGGTGTGCCTCGCTACGCCAAATTTCGCCTCGTCCCTGCTGATGATAGAGAAGAAACTGGACTTATGACAGAAGAAGAGCAAAGAAAACCTTG GGAAACATTCCGTTGGGAGGGAGATAGGAGACCTAAAGATTATCTAACTTCTGAATTTGAAGAGCGCATGTCAGACGGTGGTATTCAATACAAACTTCAAATACAACTACATGAAATACAACCCGAGGACTCACATCTTGTTCTCCACGCGTCTAGAGTCTGGGACCAAGTCACTCACCCTTGGTTGGACTTAGCTAACGTCAAGTTGACTTCACTTATACCATTAGACGTAACTGAATCAACACGTTCTTCGTTAGAAAATATGCCCTCATCTTTGTCAGTGCCACCAGCCAAGACTATCTACGACTACAATTCCTCGGCgtacttgaaattaaaagtacAATCTGGCTCAAGCAATAAATTGAATCTGCGGCGACCTTCGAAAACCGGGGAAGATATGTCCATTTACTGCATCTCAGTTTTCACTGGCGATCGAAAATATGCTGGTACCAACGCCGATGTAACCCTCACCATCACAG GAACCAAAGGAAGAACAAGACCTCTTTTGATGGACAAATTGCTCCATGACGATcttgaagctggaaaagaagaTACTTATCTTCTTTCTGCAGAAGATGTTGGGGAGCTTTTAATGATTAAACTACACAATGATCAAAGTGGATTGTTAAGTGACTGGTTTGTGGAGAAAATCATGATTACCTGTAGCCAAGATCCCCAGAGGCTTTATGAATTCCCTTGCTTTCAGTGGGTACAGAGTGAATCCGTCTTCTTCGAAGGAAAAG CGTTACTTGTCACAGAGAAGCAGCATGAAGCAGTGCAAAACCAAAGACGAATTGAAATTCAACAGAGACAAGAACTGTTCCAGTGGGGAGACGATCCTGTATTTCACTGTTTACCTGGATATGTCAAgtctgaaaattggaaaaaactaCCTAAAGATGTCCAGTTTACCACTGAAGCCGCCGATGACCTTCACACAGCCAGACAGAAAGCTCTAATAAACCTTGGCTTGATAAAATTATGGAATATCTTCGATTCTTGGGAAGACTTTGATGATTACCGTAAG GCGTTCGTCGCTTTTGTTGGTGATGTTCCACAAGCCGCCGACCATTGGCAGGAAGACAACTTCTACGGAGCGCAGTTCCTGAATGGCTGCAACCCTGATACAATCAAACGATGTACTGAACTCCCCCCTAGCTTCCCCGTCACACAAGAGCTGATTGGCAACCTTCTTGATGAGGGTGATACATTAGAGAAAGCAATGAAa GAAGGTCGTCTTTACATGGTTGATTTCAAGATCCTTGAGGACATCAAGCTTTACGGCTGGAATGACGAGAACTTAGAGAAGCGCTACATATCTGCGCCGTTTGGGTTGTTCTATGTCAAGGGCACTGGAGACATAGCACCCATAGCAATTCAGTTCCACCAAGAAACGAATGAGACCAACCCAATATGGACCCCAAATGATTCCGAGTTGGACTGGACCTTCGCTAAGATGTGGTTGCGCACTGCAGACGTTCAGTGGCATCAG atgATCACTCACCTTCTTCGAACTCATCTGTTCATGGAACCGATCGCTGTTGCAACCTGGAGACAGCTTCCCTCCGTCCACCCTTTATGGAAACTACTGATACCTCACATAAAGGGAGTTTTGGCCATCAACACCGTTGCAAGGGAATTACTGCTTCCTGCGGGGGGTGTGGCTGATCACACACTTAGTGTGGGAGGCGGAG GTCACATTGATCTCATGAAAAAGCACTACAAGGACATAAATTGGTCATCGTATGACCTACCAAATGTCCTAAAGGAGAGAGGAGTGGACGATCCAGACAAACTTCCAGGATTCCACTATCGCGACGATGCTTTGCGACTATGGCAGGCCATAAATGACTTCGTCAAAAGGATGCTATCGATTTATTACAAATCAGATGAGGATATCAAAAGG GACACAGAACTCCAAGCGTGGATCGAAGACATTCACAACAATGGCTACACTGTCCGGGAGGGTGAGGCGGACCATGGCTTCCCATCGTGCGTTGCAAGCTCTGAGCAGCTGGCCAACCTACTTACTATTGTCATATTTACCTACTCTTGTCAACACGCAGCCGTCAACTTTTCTATGATGGACGTGTATGGCTTCTCTCCCAATGCACCTACTCTCATGCGACAGCCTCCTCCAACAGAGAAGGGCAAACTGACCATGGAAGACGTTATGAAAAGCCTGCCCAACCAGCACCACGTAGGAGTTGCTATAGCGACCGTCTACGATCTAACACGCATATTTCCTGATGAG CGTTTCCTTGGTGATTACTCTGATGGCTCCTTTACTGACATGGCTGCCAGAGAGGCCATTTTGCTCTTCCAAGGAAAACTTAATCGTATTTCAAGGTccataaagaaaaggaatgatACTTTGAAGTTTCCTTACATTCATTTACTTCCGGAAAGAATACCAAACAGTATAGCTATTTAG